The Capra hircus breed San Clemente unplaced genomic scaffold, ASM170441v1, whole genome shotgun sequence genome includes a window with the following:
- the LOC102174372 gene encoding protein CXorf40A codes for MKFGCLSFRQPYAGFILNGVKTLETRWRPVLRGHQHCTLAVHIAHRDWEDAAWRELLEQRLGMSPAQIQALLQDGDKFGRGVIAGLVDIGDTLLCPENLDPEEVEELENQALLPDLRQKYLTVLTNPRWLLQPIPGRGRKDIFLVDIPQHLIPLGQEACPSWAFKR; via the exons ATGAAGTTCGGCTGTCTGTCCTTTCGACAGCCTTATGCAGGTTTCATCTTAAACGGTGTCAAGACCCTGGAGACGCGGTGGCGGCCCGTGCTACGTGGCCACCAGCACTGTACCTTGGCAGTCCACATCGCTCACCGGGACTGGGAGGATGCAGCCTGGCGGGAGCTGCTGGAGCAGAGGCTGGGGATGAGCCCCGCCCAGATCCAGGCCTTGCTGCAGGACGGGGACAAATTCGGCCGTGGAGTGATTGCAG GTCTCGTGGACATTGGGGACACTTTGCTGTGCCCAGAAAACCTAGATCCTGAAGAGGTGGAGGAGCTGGAGAATCAAGCCCTGTTGCCTGACTTGCGACAGAAGTACCTGACTGTGCTCACCAATCCCCGCTGGCTGTTGCAGCCCATCCCTGGAAGGGGCCGGAAGGACATCTTCCTGGTGGACATCCCCCAGCACCTGATCCCCCTTGGGCAGGAGGCCTGTCCAAGCTGGGCTTTCAAAAGGTGA